The Castor canadensis chromosome X, mCasCan1.hap1v2, whole genome shotgun sequence genome includes a region encoding these proteins:
- the Hsd17b10 gene encoding 3-hydroxyacyl-CoA dehydrogenase type-2, with amino-acid sequence MAAACRSVKGLVAIITGGASGLGLATAERLVGQGATAVLLDLPSSDGEAQAKKLGKNCAFAPADVTSEKDVQAALTLAKEKFGRVDVAVNCAGIAVAIKTYNLKKNQVHTLEDFQRVLNVNLMGTFNVIRLVAGEMGQNELDQGGQRGVIINTASVAAFEGQVGQAAYSASKGGIVGMTLPIARDLAPLGIRVMTIAPGLFGTPLLTTLPEKVRNFLASQVPFPSRLGDPDEYAHLVQTIIENPFLNGEVIRLDGAIRMQP; translated from the exons ATGGCTGCGGCGTGTCGGAGTGTAAAG GGCCTGGTCGCAATAATAACCGGAGGAGCCTCGGGCCTTGGCCTGGCTACTGCGGAGCGACTGGTGGGGCAGGGGGCCACTGCTGTGCTTCTGGACCTACCCAGCTCGGATGGCGAGGCCCAGGCCAAGAAGTTAGGAAAGAACTGCGCATTCGCCCCAGCCGAC GTGACCTCTGAGAAGGATGTGCAAGCAGCCCTGACTCTAGCAAAAGAAAAGTTTGGCCGTGTGGATGTGGCTGTCAACTGTGCAGGTATTGCAGTGGCCATTAAGACATACAACTTAAAGAAGAACCAGGTCCATACTTTGGAGGACTTCCAGCGAGTGCTCAAT GTGAATCTCATGGGCACCTTCAATGTGATCCGTCTGGTTGCTGGTGAGATGGGTCAGAATGAACTAGACCAGGGAGGCCAACGTGGAGTAATCATTAACACTGCCAGTGTGGCTGCCTTTGAGGGCCAG GTTGGACAAGCTGCATACTCTGCATCCAAGGGGGGCATAGTGGGTATGACACTGCCCATTGCTCGGGATCTGGCTCCCCTAGGCATCCGGGTGATGACCATTGCTCCAG GTCTGTTTGGCACCCCACTGCTGACAACCCTTCCAGAGAAGGTGCGCAACTTCTTGGCCAGCCAGGTGCCCTTCCCCAGCCGACTGGGTGACCCTGATGAGTATGCTCACCTGGTACAGACCATTATCGAGAACCCATTCCTCAATGGAGAGGTCATCCGGCTGGATGGGGCCATTCGCATGCAGCCTTGA